The Ischnura elegans chromosome 1, ioIscEleg1.1, whole genome shotgun sequence genome contains a region encoding:
- the LOC124153510 gene encoding uncharacterized protein LOC124153510 gives MADQEKDLLIKLLATNMFTMSFLTILSYQDLIIRKLPRIRQKVNNFICILFYQAKVLFQFVTGAEDDLYCVKRKKSIKLKFSPRHKIYFDNQEIKDLELSASTEYFVTSTEVYVERKEEIVPPRNELEVYRGTRNKSKTRKCRR, from the exons ATGGCGGACCAAGAAAAAGACTTATTGATCAAGTTACTGGCAACGAACATGTTCACTATGTCTTTCTTGACGATTTTAAGCTACCAAGATTTAATAATAAGAAAGTTACCCAGGATCAGACAAAA GGTAAATAATTTCATCTGTATCCTATTTTATCAAGCCAAGGTATTATTTCAATTCGTCACTGGTGCTGAAGATGATCTGTATTGTGTGAAGAGGAAAAAATCTATCAAATTGAAG ttttcccctcgacacaaaatttattttgacaatcAAGAAATAAAAGATTTGGAGCTTTCTGCAAGCACCGAatactttgtgacttccacagaGGTTTACGTTGAAAG AAAAGAAGAAATAGTTCCTCCCAGGAATGAGCTCGAGGTTTATCGCGGCACGAGAAATAAATCGAAAACAAGAAAATGTCGGCGGTGA